Proteins co-encoded in one Strix uralensis isolate ZFMK-TIS-50842 chromosome 2, bStrUra1, whole genome shotgun sequence genomic window:
- the GATD3 gene encoding glutamine amidotransferase-like class 1 domain-containing protein 3, mitochondrial: MLASCGPALRTALRRAAPGGLASFHCSARRLRAARVAVVLSGCGVYDGTEVHEASAILVHLSRGGAEVQMYAPDVPQMHVVDHSKGQPAEAESRNVLVESARIARGKIASLAKLTTADHDAVIFPGGFGAAKNLSTFAVDGKDCKVNREVERVLKDFHKAGKPIGLCCISPVLAAKVLPGAEVTVGHEEEEGGKWPYAGTAGAIKELGGKHCVKEVTEAHVDTKNKVVTTPAFMCETELHNIFDGIGAMVKNVLKLTGK; this comes from the exons ATGCTGGCCTCCTGCGGGCCGGCCCTGCGCACCGCGCtgcggcgggcagcgcccggcggcCTCGCCTCCTTCCACTGCTCCGCTCGGCGCCTCCGCGCCGCCCGCGTCGCTGTG GTCCTGTCTGGTTGTGGTGTTTACGATGGCACAGAAGTCCATGAGGCCTCAGC CATACTGGTACACCTTAGTCGTGGGGGTGCTGAGGTTCAGATGTATGCTCCAGATGTTCCTCAGATGCATGTCGTTGACCACAGTAAAGGGCAACCAGCTGAAGCTGAGTCAAG GAACGTTTTAGTGGAATCTGCAAGGATTGCTCGTGGTAAAATTGCAAGCCTGGCTAAGCTTACTACAGCAGACCATGATGCTGTGATATTCCCTGGTGGATTTGGAGCTGCTAAGAATTT ATCTACCTTTGCTGTTGATGGGAAAGATTGCAAGGTGAACAGAGAAGTTGAACGTGTCTTGAAAGACTTCCACAAAGCAGGCAAACCTATTGG TCTTTGCTGCATTTCACCAGTGTTGGCAGCAAAGGTTCTCCCTGGTGCTGAAGTAACTGTGGGCCACGAAGAAGAGGAAGGTGGCAAGTGGCCTTATGCTGGGACTGCAGGTGCCATTAAAGAACTGGGAGGAAAGCACTGTGTGAAAGAAGTAACT GAAGCTCATGTGGATACGAAAAACAAGGTCGTGACTACCCCAGCGTTTATGTGTGAAACAGAATTACATAATATCTTTGATGGCATTGGGGCCATGGTAAAGAATGTGCTAAAATTAactggcaaataa